One genomic segment of Hypomesus transpacificus isolate Combined female chromosome 5, fHypTra1, whole genome shotgun sequence includes these proteins:
- the b3gat1b gene encoding galactosylgalactosylxylosylprotein 3-beta-glucuronosyltransferase 1, whose product MPKRRDILAIVLIVLPWTLLITVWHQSTIAPLLAARKDDRHESRRDSRNTFGLKEPCSMENRDIVEVVRTEYVYSRPPPWSDVLPTIHIITPTYSRPVQKAELTRLANTFLHVPNLHWILVEDSQRRTPLVTRLLRDTGLNYTHLNVETPRNYKLRGDMRDPRIPRGTMQRNLALRWLRETFSVNSSQPGIVYFADDDNTYSLELFEEMRSTKKVSVWPVAFVGGLRYESPKVNTLGKVYGWKTVFDPHRPFAIDMAGFAVNLQLILYKPQAYFKLRGVKGGYQESSLLKELVTLNDLEPKAANCTKVLVWHTRTEKPVLVNEGKKGFTDSNVEI is encoded by the exons ATGCCGAAGAGACGGGACATATTGGCCATCGTGTTGATTGTGTTGCCTTGGACTCTACTGATCACCGTCTGGCACCAGAGTACCATCGCCCCCCTTCTGGCTGCTCGAAAGG ACGACAGACATGAGAGTCGGCGAGACTCCAGGAACACCTTCGGCCTTAAGGAGCCCTGCTCCATGGAGAACCGAGACATCGTGGAAGTTGTACGCACAGAGTACGTCTACAGCCGGCCTCCGCCCTGGTCCGACGTGCTGCCCACCATCCACATCATCACCCCCACCTACAGCCGACCCGTCCAGAAAGCGGAGCTCACCCGGCTGGCCAACACCTTCCTCCACGTCCCCAACCTGCACTGGATCCTGGTGGAGGACTCCCAGAGGAGGACGCCCCTGGTCACCCGGCTGCTCCGGGACACGGGGCTCAACTACACCCACCTCAACGTGGAGACCCCCAGGAACTATAAGTTGCGCGGGGACATGAGGGACCCGCGGATCCCCCGGGGAACCATGCAGAGGAACCTGGCGCTGCGGTGGCTCCGGGAGACGTTCAGCGTAAATAGCAGTCAACCTGGCATTGTTTACTTTGCGGACGACGACAACACCTACAGCCTGGAGCTGTTTGAGGAG ATGCGTTCGACCAAAAAGGTGTCGGTGTGGCCTGTGGCCTTCGTGGGAGGCCTGCGCTACGAGTCCCCTAAAGTCAACACCCTGGGGAAAGTGTATGGTTGGAAAACTGTATTTGATCCACACCGGCCCTTTGCCATCGACATGGCTGGCTTTGCGGTCAACCTGCAGCTTATTCTGTATAAGCCTCAGGCCTACTTCAAGTTGCGAGGAGTTAAGGGAGGCTACCAGGAGAGCAGCTTACTGAAGGAACTGGTCACACTCAATGACCTGGAGCCCAAGGCTGCTAATTGCACTAAG GTACTTGTATGGCACACGAGGACAGAGAAGCCTGTTCTGGTGAATGAAGGCAAGAAAGGATTCACTGACTCTAACGTAGAGATATGA